The Streptomyces nigra genome includes the window GTGCACCTCAAGTGCGAGAACCTCCAGCGGACCGGATCGTTCAAGCTGCGCGGCGCCTACGTCCGGATCGCCGGGCTGCTCCCCGAGGAGCGGGCCGCCGGGGTCGTGGCCGCGAGCGCCGGCAACCACGCGCAGGGCGTCGCCCTCGCGTCCTCGCTGCTCGGCGTGCGCTCCACGGTGTTCATGCCGAAGGGCGCCCCGCTGCCCAAGATCAGCGCCACCCGTGACTACGGCGCCGAGGTGCGCCTGCACGGCCAGGTGGTCGACGAGACGCTGGCCGCCGCGCAGGAGTACGCGGCCGAGACCGGCGCGGTGTTCATCCACCCCTTCGACCACCCCGACATCATCGCCGGGCAGGGCACGGTCGGCCTGGAGATCCTGGAGCAGTGCCCGGAGGTGCGCACCGTCGTCGTCGGCATCGGCGGGGGAGGGCTCGCGGCCGGGATCGCGATGGCGGTGAAGACGCTCCGCCCGGACGTACGGATCGTGGGCGTGCAGGCGGAGGGCGCGGCGGCCTACCCGCCCTCGCTGGCGGCCGGGCGTCCCGTCGCGGTCGAGCATCCGGCGACGATGGCGGACGGCATCAAGGTGGGCCGGCCCGGCGACGTGCCGTTCCGGATCATCGGCGATCTGGTGGACGAGGTCCGCACGGTCACCGAGGACGAGCTGGCCGCGGCACTGCTGCTGTGCCTGGAGCGGGCCAAGCTGGTCGTGGAGCCGGCCGGGGCGAGCCCGGTCGCGGCGCTGCTGAGCGACCCGGGCTCCTTCGAGGGTCCCGTCGTCGCCGTGCTGTCCGGCGGCAACGTCGACCCGGTGCTGCTCCAGCGGGTCCTGCGGCACGGCATGGCCGCGCAGGGCCGCTACCTGGCCGTACGGCTGCGGCTCACCGACCGGCCGGGGGCGCTCGCCTCGCTGCTCGGGGCGTTGTCAGTGGTGGACGCTAACGTCCTCGACGTGGGCCATGCCCGGACCGATCCACGGCTCGGGCTCACGGAGGCGGAGGTCGAACTGCACCTGGAGACCAAGGGGCGCGAGCACTGCGCCGAGGTCGGCGAGGCGCTGCGGGCGGCGGGCTACACCGTCATCGGCTGACCCGGTCGTCGGCCGTCTGCCACCGGCCATCGATCGCCGGCCGCCGGCGGTCCGGCACCGGTCGAACGCCCTCCGGTCCTCCCAGGTCACTCGTTCGGGAAACTCCATTGAGAGACGCGATACATCGCGTTATGGTGTGTCCCGTAATTCCGCCATCGTGCGGCATGAAAAGTGCAAACCTAGGCTTCTGCGAAGCTTCCCCGACGACGTGGAGATCCATATGCCAGGCGCGATCCATGCCGAAGGCCTGGTGAAAACCTTCGGTGACGTAAGGGCTCTGGACGGCGTCGACCTCGACGTCCCCGAGGGCACGGTCCTCGGTCTGCTCGGGCCGAACGGCGCGGGCAAGACGACGACGGTCCGCTGTCTGACGACCCTGCTGCGCCCCGACAGCGGCAAGGCGGTCGTCGCGGGCCTCGACGTCCTGCGGCAGCCCGACGCCGTACGCCGCTCCATCGGCCTGTCCGGCCAGTTCGCGGCGGTCGACGAGTACCTGACCGGCCGGGAGAACCTCCAGATGGTCGGGCAGCTGTACCAGATGAAGGCGCAGGCGGCGAAGGTCCGCGCGAACGAGCTGCTGGAGCAGTTCGACCTCGCCGACGCCGCAGACCGCACCGCCAAGACGTACTCGGGCGGTATGCGCCGCCGGCTCGACCTCGCGGCCGCCCTGGTGGTCTCCCCGCCCGTGATGTTCATGGACGAGCCGACCACCGGCCTCGACCCGCGCAACCGCCAGTTGCTCTGGGAGGTCATCAAGCGCCTGGTCTCCGGCGGTACGACGCTGCTGCTGACCACGCAGTACCTGGAGGAGGCCGACCACCTCGCGCACGAGATCGCCGGCGTCGACCACGGCCGGGTGATCGCCAAGGGCACCTCCGACGAGCTCAAGGCCCGCACCGGCGGTGAGCGCGTCGAGGTCGTCGTGCACGAGCGCGAGGCCATACAGCCCGCGTCCGAGGTGCTGCGCGGCTTCGGCAAGGGCGAGACCACCGTCGAGGACCACATGCGCAAGCTCACCGTGCCGGTGACCGGCGGCGCCAAGCTCCTCGCCGAGGTCATCCGCGAGCTCGACGCCCGCGGCATCGAGATCGACGACATCGGCCTGCGCCGCCCCACCCTCGACGACGTCTTCCTGTCCCTGACGGGCCACGCCGCCGAGGCCGAGACCGACGAGAGCGTCAAGGAGGAGACGGCGAAGTGAGCGCCATCAACGATTCCGCGGTCATCGCCCGCAGAAACCTGATCCGGATGGCCCGGATCCCCGAGATGCTGATCTTCGGGCTGATCCAGCCGATCATGTTCGTGGTGCTGTTCACCTATGTGTTCGGCGGCTCGATCCAGGTCGGCTCCTCCACCTCCACCCAGGCCTACCGCGAGTTCCTGATGGCCGGCATCTTCGCCCAGACGGTCACCTTCGCGACCGCCGGTGCGGGCGCCGGTATCGCGGACGACATGCACAAGGGCCTGATCGACCGCTTCCGCTCCCTGCCGATGGCGCGCGGCGCGGTCCTGACCGGCCGCACCCTCGCCGACCTGGTGCAGACCGCGCTCACCCTCGTCGTCCTCGCGGTCGTCGCCGTGATCGTCGGCTGGCGCACCCATGAGAACGCGGGCAAGGTGCTCGCCGGCTTCGGTCTGCTCCTGCTCCTCGGGTACGCGTTCTCGTGGATCGGCGCGCTGATCGGTCTGAGCGTGCGCACCCCGGAGGCGGCGACCTCGGGCGGTCTGATCTGGCTGTTCCCGCTGACGTTCATCTCGAACGCCTTCGTGGACGCCAACCAGATGCCGACCTTCCTGCGGCACATCGCCGAGTGGAACCCGTTCAGTGCCACCGTGCAGGCCTGCCGGGAGCTGTTCGGCAACCTGCCGCCGGGCTTCAAGGCACCCGACGCCTGGCCCATGCAGCACCCGGTGTGGGCCTCACTGATCTGGTCCGTGCTGATCATCGCGTTCTTCCGCACCCTGGCCGTGCGCAAGTACCGCTCCGCGACGGCGTGACCGGCTCCGGGCAGCGCCCCGGACACGGCGGAGCCCCCGGTGCCGATCGGCGCCGGGGGCTCTTGTGAAGGTGAAGGGGCCGGGTCAGCCGCTGTAGGGCTCGGCCTTGAGGATCCGTACGGACGCCTTCTTGCCGTTGGGCAGCTCGTACTCCGCGTCCTCGCCGACCTTGTGGCCGATCACGCCGGAGCCCAGCGGGGACTGCGGGGAGTACGTCTCGATGTCCGAGCTCGCGTACTCGCGGGAGGCCAGCAGGAAGGTCATCGTGTCGTCCTCGTCGCCGTCGAAGGCGATCGTCACGACCATCCCGGGCGCCACCGCGCCGTCCGCCGACGCCGGGGCCTCACCGACCTTCGCGTTCTCCAGGAGCTGGGTCAGCTGGCGCACGCGGAGCTCCTGCTTGCCCTGCTCCTCCTTGGCCGCGTGGTACCCGCCGTTCTCGCGCAGGTCCCCCTCCTCGCGCGCGGCCGCGATCTTGGCTGCGATCTCCGTGCGCGCAGGACCAGACAGGTACTCCAGCTCGGCCCTGAGCTGGTTGTACGCCTCCTGGGTCAGCCAGGTGACGTTCTCGCTGGTCTGGGTCACAGGTGCTCCTCGTCGGTACTGGGAATACAAAGCATCGCCCTACCCAGAAGAATGTTCCTTCACGGATGGGCGAAACCACGAGCCTAACAATTGGATGCCCGCAGGGGGAGGACATAAGCCACAGGATTTACATCACCGCAGGTCAGACCTGACCTATTCCGGGTGAATGCGGTCGGTGTCGAGCGCTTTCGCGCCGCTGTACCGGGGCGGTCAGCCGGCGTGGCAGCCGAGCAGCTCGGCCGTCGTCCCCCGGGCCGTCGTACGGAGCGTGACGACCTTGTCGATCCGGGTCTCGTCACCGTCGAACCGGAAGTCCGCCCGGCCCACCTCGGCGCCGCTCTCGGACTGCGAGCGCACCGTGCAGTAGCCGGTGGCGCCGGCGTCCTTGCGGACCTCCAGATGCACGTGCACCGCGTTCTCGGCGGCGTCGAACTCGATCACCTCGGCGCTGATCTTGTTCTGGCCGACGTAGTGGTAGCCGAAGTACCCCACCAGGGCCAGCAGCAGCACCCCGAGCACCCCGCCGACGACCCTGAGGGTGCGGTCGGCGCGCGCGTCCGAGGAACGGCCGTAACGGCCCTCGGGCGGTCGCGTGCTCACCGTACTCATGATCGTCCTCCCGGCCGGAGCGGAACGGATGTCCCGAAACAGGGCCTCCGGGCCGTACCCCGGAATTATCCGCCCCCCGATTCGGTCACTATAGAAGCCGCCGATCGCACCGGGGCACGCCGGGGCGCCGACTACGAGGATTGAGTCTTGACTGACCAGCTGCGACTGATGGCCGTCCACGCCCACCCCGACGACGAGTCGAGCAAGGGCGCGGCCACCATGGCGAAGTACGTGTCCGAGGGGGTGGACGTGCTGGTCGTGACCTGCACGGGCGGGGAGCGCGGCTCCATCCTCAACCCGAAGCTCCAGGGCGACCCGTACATCGAGGAGCACATCCACGAGGTGCGCAAGAAGGAGATGGACGAGGCCCGCCAGATCCTCGGCGTCAAGCAGGAGTGGCTCGGCTTCGTCGACTCCGGCCTGCCCGAGGGCGACCCGCTGCCCCCGCTCCCCGAGGGCTGCTTCGCCCTGGAGGACGTCGACAAGGCGGCCGGCGAGCTGGTGAAGCAGATCCGCTCGTTCCGCCCGCAGGTGATCACGACCTACGACGAGAACGGCGGCTACCCGCACCCCGACCACATCATGACCCACAAGATCTCGATGGTGGCCTTCGAGGGCGCGGCCGACACCGAGAAGTACCCGGAGGCCGAGTTCGGCCCCGCGTACCAGCCGCTGAAGCTCTACTACAACCAGGGCTTCAACCGCCCCCGCACCGAGACCCTGCACCAGGCCATGCTCGACCGCGGCCTGGAGTCGCCGTACGGGGACTGGCTCAAGCGCTGGGACGAGTTCGAGCGCACCGAGCGGACCCTCACCACGCACGTCCCGTGCGCGGAGTTCTATGAGATCCGCGACAAGGCGCTGATCGCCCACGCCACCCAGATCGACCCCGACGGCGGCTGGTTCCGCGTGCCGCTGGAGCTCCAGAAGGAGGTCTGGCCGACCGAGGAGTACGAGCTGGCGAAGTCGCTCGTCGCCACCTCCCTCCCCGAGGACGACCTCTTCGCAGGCATCCGGGACAATGCCTGACATGAGCGCAAGCGCAAGCCTGGCAATGACCCACCTCGCCACCCTCGCCAAGGAGGTGGACGAGGACAAGGTCACTCCCGGCGTCCTCGGTTTCATCGTCTTCGCGGTGATGGCCCTGGCGGTGTGGGCCCTGATGAAGTCGATGAACCGGCACATGGGCCGGGTCGAGTTCACGGAGGCCCCCGACCCGGAGGCCGACGCCGCCGACGGGGCGACGACGGGCGCGGACGGGCGCAAGCAGGGCTGACGCGACCACCCCGGCGGCCCCGTCAGCGCGGGGCCGCCGGAGCGACGCCCATGACCTCCCGCGCGGGGCGGTTCGGCACCATGCCGAGCCGCCATGCCTGCCATCCCGCCTCCAGCTCCACACCCCGCTCCAGCAGCAGCCGGTACGCCTCCAGGCACTCCGCCAGCCTGCCGTCCCGCAGCGGATGCCCCGCCCGAGCGAGCTGCGCCAGCTCCTCCAGCGCCACCGCCGTACCCACCTCCACGCCGCCCGGGGCCGCGTACGGCAGCAGCGTGCAGCGCAGGAAGCGCGCCCAGTCCTCCCCGCGCAGATCCCCGTAGGACGCGAACAGCGTCACCGCCTCGTCGCACAGGTCCAGCGCCTGCCCGGTCCGGGCGTTCCCGCCGTCCACCACGGCCAGCTCCAGACACGTCCACGCCTCCCCGTGCGCGACACCGATGCGCTGGAAGTCGGCGCGCGCGTCGACCAGGAGCTGCCGGGCGAAGCCGGAGTTGCGCAGCGAGCCCGTCTGCACCGCCCGCTGGTCGCGGGTCACCCGCGCCGAGTGGTGCCGGGCGCACGCCAGGCCGTACACGTCCCGCATCCGGGAGAACATCGTGCGCGACCGCTCCAGCTCCCGCACCGCCCGGTCCAGGTCGCCGGTCTCCTCCAGGGCCTGCCCCAGGTAGTACACGGACCACGCCTCGCCGCGCGCGTCCTCGTTGTCCCGGTGCCGGGCCGCCGCCTGCCGCAGCCCCTCCACCGCGGGCGCCGGGTCACCGGCCACCAGCCGCGCCCGCGCCAGCTGCGTCAGCGCCCACGCCTCGCCGCGCGCGTCCCGCGTCCGCCCGTACAGCTCGAGAGCCGCCCGCAGATCCGCCTCGGCCCGCGGCACGTCCCCGCTCCGCAGCTCCAGCTGGCCCAGCTGGAAGTGCGCCCACGCCTCACCGTGCAGGGACTCCCCGGCCCGGTGCAGCGCCAGCGACCGAGTCAGCAGCGCCCGGGACTCCGCGACCCGGCCCCGGTCCCGCTCCACGGCCGCCAGCGCGTGCATCGTCCACGCCCGGTCCGTCGCCAGCGCGGGCGCCGCCTGCAGGTCCAGCGCCTCCCGCAGCCGCGCCGCCGCCTCCGTGAGATTGCCCTGGTGGTGCAGCGTGATCCCCAGCGAGCACAGGGCGCGCGCCGCGCCCGCGTCGTGATGGGCCTCCCGGTAGAGGTCCACCACCGACGCCAGGGTCGCCCGCGCCTTGTCCAGCTCGCCGAGCTGCCGGGCCGCGATGCCCGTGCGCCACTGCACCGAGCGCACCAGCAGCCCCTGGTCCACGGCCTGCGCCAGCTCGCTGATCTCACCGAGGCGGTACAGGTCGCCGCGCAGCAGGCAGTAGTCGCACAGCGCACCCAGCAGATTCAGCACCGGTCCCTGGTCGACGCCCTCCGCGTGCCGCAGCGCCGCCGTGATGAAGCTCGACTCCTCGTCCAGCCACCGCAGCGCCTCGTCCGGCGAGGCGAAGCCGTGCGGGCTGAACCGGTCCGAGCGGGTCGACACGTTGCCGTCCACCAGCCGCAGCACCGAGTCCGCCAGATCGGCGTAGCTCGTGATCAGCCGCTCCTGCGCCGCCGTACGCTCCGCCGGGTCCTCCTCGTCGAGGAGCCGGGCGTGGGCGAAGGCCCGCACCACGTCGTGCAGCCGGTAGCGGTCGCCGCGCACATGGTCGATCAGACCGGCGTCCGCCAGCCCCGCCAGCAGTCGGCCCGCCTCCGCCCGGTCCGTGGCCAGCAGCGCCGCCGCGGCGGCCGCCCCCAGCGACGCGCGGCCCGCCAGCGCCAGCCGGCGCAGCAGCCGCCGGCCCGCCTCGCCCTGGTCGGTGTACCGCAGCCACAGCACCCGCTCACCCGGCCCCACCGGCCCGTACGCCCCCAGGTCGCCCGCCAGCGCCCGCGGCGATCTCGGACCCAGCGACGAACCCGCGATCCGCAGCGCCAGCGGAAGCCCGCCGCACAGCTCACGGATCCGGTCCGCGGCCTGCGCGTCGTACGGCCCCGAGGCGTCCCGCGCGGCCGCCGCCAGCAGCTCCTCGGAACCGGCCGCGTCCAGCGGCTCCACCGGCAGCCGGTGCACCCGCGCCGCAAGGCCCGCCGGCAGCTCCAGCGGCTCCCGGGCCGTCACCAGGACCAGGCTGTCGGACCGCTCCGGCACCAGCGCGGCGACCTGCTCCGCGTCCCGGGCGTCGTCCAGGATCACCGTGACCGGCACCCCGGCCAGATGCTGGTGGTACAGCTCGCCCAGCCGTTTGACCTGCTGCCCGGCCGACGCGCGCTCCCGGAACAACAACTGCTCGCGCGGGGCGCCCAGCCGGTTGAGCAGATGCAGCAGCGCCTCCCGGGTGGTCAGCGGCGGCTCCTCCGGGCTGTCCCCGCGCAGATCCACCACGCACGCCCCCCGGAACTGGTCCTTCAGCTCATGGGCCGCCCGCACCGCCAGCGCGGTACGGCCGCTGCCCGGCGGCCCGTGCAGCACGACCACCGTCGGCCGGGTCTCCGTGCTCGCCCGCCCCGCCTGCACCCACTGCCGGATCCCGGCCAGTTCCCGCCGCCGGCCCGCGAACGGCTCCGCCGGGTCCGGCAGCTGCCCGAACGACTGCGCCAGCACCCCGCGGCCGCGCGCCGCCGCGCTCTTGTCCGCCCCCTTCAGCCGGGGCGCAGGCCCGCCCGCCGCGCCCAGCACCCGCTGCTGGTCCAGGAACGGACGGATGCCCCGCACCTCCAGGGCCGTCAGCCACTGCAGACGCAACTGCTCGGGCCCGCCCGGCTGCCCCGCCGCCCCGGCCCGGTGATGCGCCGCGGGCAGATGGGCGCCCGCCACCTTCGCCACCGCGGCCGCCGCGCCGATCACGCCCACCGTCGCGCCCACGCCGAGCGCGGTGCCCGCCCCGGTGCCGAGCGCCAGATCCGACACGGTCGCCGCGAGCGCCGCGACCGCGGCCACCATCAGCGGCGTGGCCCCGCCCTCCTGCGCGAACCGCCGGCCGAACGTGAGCCGCCCGGCCTCCGACTCGTCCAGCGCCCGGGTGTACGCCTCGTACTCCTCGGCCGCCGTCTGCGCCAGGGCGTCCAGCGAAGCGCGGGCCCGCGCCGACAGCACCCGCCCGTCCACCCGCCCGCCCGAACGCCGGACCTCCTCCTCCACGGCCCGGCCCAGCAGCCGTTCCGCCTCTGCCCGGTGACTGTCCCGCATGGCATGTCCCCCTCCGGCGGCAACTCCAGCGCCTACGAGTGTCCTTCGCCACCGGCGCTAGCGCGAGAGGGCGGCGATCACCGCACCCGCAATGACCTGCGATCGCCCGAGCGCCCGTATGACGGCCGGACGGATGCCCGAGTCGCGCGGCGACAGGCGGACGCGCGGGCCGTCCCGGGACCGGCCGGGGGAGGTGGGGCAGGATGGGGACATGCCGAACCGACTGGCCCACGAGACGTCCCCCTACCTGCTCCAGCACGCCGACAACCCGGTGGACTGGTGGCCCTGGTCGGAAGAGGCCTTCGAGGAGGCCCGCAGAAGCGACCGCCCGGTCCTGCTCAGCGTCGGATACAGCAGCTGCCACTGGTGCCACGTCATGGCGCACGAGTCCTTCGAGGACGAGGCGACGGCCGACTTCCTCAACACCCACTTCGTCAACGTCAAGGTGGACCGCGAGGAGCGCCCCGACGTCGACGCCGTCTACATGGAGGCCGTGCAGGCGGCCACCGGCCAGGGCGGCTGGCCCATGACGGTGTTCCTCACCCCCGAGGCCGAGCCGTTCTACTTCGGCACGTACTTCCCGCCCGCGCCGAGGCACGGCATGCCGTCCTTCCGGCAGGTGCTGGAAGGCGTCCGCAGCGCGTGGACCGACCGGCGCGACGAGGTCGCCGAGGTCGCCGGGAAGATCGTCCGAGATCTGGCCGGACGGGAGATCTCCTACGGCGGCACCGAGGCCCCCGGCGAACAGGAACTGGCGCAGGCCCTGCTCGGCCTCACCCGGGAGTACGACCCCCAGCGCGGCGGATTCGGCGGCGCGCCCAAGTTCCCGGCGTCCATGGTGATCGAGTTCCTGCTGCGCCACCACGCGCGCACCGGTGCCGAGGGCGCGCTGCAGATGGCGCAGGACACCTGTGAGCGGATGGCCCGGGGCGGTATCTACGACCAGCTCGGCGGCGGATTCGCGCGCTACTCCGTGGACCGGGACTGGGTGGTACCGCACTTCGAGAAGATGCTCTATGACAACGCCCTGCTGTGCCGGGTCTACGCGCACCTGTGGCGGGCCACCGGGTCGGACCTCGCGCGGCGGGTGGCGCTGGAGACCGCCGACTTCATGGTGCGCGAACTGCGCACGGAGCAGGGCGGGTTCGCCTCCGCGCTCGACGCCGACAGCGACGACGGGACCGGCCGGCACGTCGAGGGCGCGTACTACGTGTGGACGCCCGAGCAGTTGCGCGAGGCGCTCGGGGACGACGACGCCGAACTCGCCGCCCGGTACTTCGGGGTGACCCAGGAGGGCACCTTCGAGGAGGGCGCCTCGGTGCTGCAACTCCCGCAGCGCGACGAGGTGTTCGACGCCGAGAGGGTCGCTTCGGTGCGTGCCCGGTTGCTGGAGCGGAGGGCGGCGCGGCCCGCGCCGGGCCGGGACGACAAGGTCGTCGCCGCGTGGAACGGCCTCGCGATCGCCGCGCTGGCCGAGACCGGCGCCTACTTCGAACGCCCGGACCTGGTGGAGGCCGCGGTCGGCGCCGCCGATCTGCTGGTGCGCGTGCACTTCGACGACCAGGCGCGGCTGACCCGGACCAGCAAGGACGGCAAGGCGGGGGCCAACGCGGGTGTGCTGGAGGACTACGGCGATGTCGCCGAGGGCTTCCTGGCGCTGGCCTCCGTCACCGGGGAAGGGGTCTGGCTGGACTTCGCCGGGTTCCTGCTGGACCACGTGCTGGCCCGGTTCGTGGACGAGGAGTCGGGCGCGCTGTTCGACACGGCGGCGGACGCGGAGCGGCTGATCCGGCGGCCCCAGGACCCGACGGACAACGCGGTGCCGTCCGGGTGGAGCGCGGCGGCCGGGGCGTTGCTCGGGTACGCGGCGCACACCGGGTCCGAGCCCCATCGCCGGGCCGCCGAGCGGGCGTTGGGCGTGGTGAAGGCGCTCGGCCCGCGCGTGCCGCGGTTCATCGGGTGGGGGCTCGCGGTGGCGGAGGCGCTGCTCGACGGGCCGCGCGAGGTCGCCGTCGTCGGTCCGTCGCTGTCCGACGAGGCGACAAAGACCCTGCATCGCACGGCACTTCTGGGCACGGCGCCGGGCGCGGTCGTCGCCGTCGGTGCTGCGGAGAGTGGCGAGTTCCCGCTGCTCGCCGACCGCCCGTTGCAGCAGGGGGCGCCGGCCGCCTATGTCTGCCGTAACTTCACCTGTGACGCCCCGACGACCGACCCGGAGCGGCTGCGGGAGGCGCTGAGCAGCTGAAACAGGGGTCGTATCGCGGCAGTTACGCGGGTGGCGCTCGAATTGTTCACTCTCGCCTCCGGTTGTGAGGAAACGCGCTCTTCATCGAAAGCACCTGCGAACTTCACACATCCCTCCTAATCTCTGCACAGTGCCGCGACCGGTGTGAAACGCCGTCGCGACAGGGGGCATTGGGGATCTGGGGGGATCTGTTGCTGACGTCTGTCTTCATAGCCGTCGTCTCGCTGGCCTTGTTCTGGATGGCGGCTTTCACCCTGTGGTGGCAGATGCACGCGTGGCGTACGCCCGAAGTGCTCGCCTCCACCCGGTTCAGCAGACCGGACGGGGACGACCATGTGTCGTTCTCCCTGCTGCTGCCGGCACGGCATGAACAGGCCGTGCTGGACCACACCATCCAGCGGCTGCTGGAGTCGACCCACACCGACTTCGAGATCATCGTGATCGTCGGGCACGACGACCCGGAGACCACCGAGGTGGCCGAGCGGGCCGCCGCGCGTGATCCACGGGTCCGTGTCGTCGTCGACACGCACGAGAAGAAGAACAAGCCGAAGGCGATGAACACCGCGCTGCCGCACTGCCGCGGTGATGTCGTCGGGGTCTTCGACGCCGAGGACCAGGTGCACCCGGAGCTGCTGGCCCACGTGGACCACGCGTTCCGCACCACCGGGGCGGACGTCGTCCAGGGCGGCGTCCAGCTGATCAACTTCCACTCCAGCTGGTACAGCCTGCGCAACTGCCTGGAGTACTTCTTCTGGTTCCGCTCGCGGCTGCACCTGCACGCGCAGAAAGGGTTCATCCCGCTCGGCGGCAACACGGTCTTCGTCCGCACCGACGTGTTGCGCGAGGCCGGCGGCTGGGACCCGGACTGCCTCGCCGAGGACTGCGACCTGGGGGTCCGGCTCTCCAGCATCGGCAAGAAGGTCGTCGTCGCCTACGACTCCGACATGGTCACCCGCGAGGAGACACCCGGCAGCCTGATGTCGCTGCTGAAGCAGCGCACCCGCTGGAACCAGGGCTTCCTCCAGGTCTACCGGAAGAAGGACTGGAAGCAACTGCCCACGTTCGGGCAACGGCTGCTCGCGCGCTACACGCTGATGACGCCGTTCATGCAGGCGTTCACCGGGCTCGTCATCCCGCTGAACATCGCGATCGCGGTGTTCCTCGACGTGCCCGTGAGCATCGCGTTCATCACCTTCCTGCCGGCCGTCACCGCGCTCGTCACCTTCGTGTTCGAGATCGTCGGACTGCACGACTTCGGCCGCCAGTACGGGCTGCGCGTGCGCTTCGTCCACTACGTGAAGCTCGTCGTGGGCGGCCCCTTCTACCAGGTGCTC containing:
- a CDS encoding glycosyltransferase, producing MLTSVFIAVVSLALFWMAAFTLWWQMHAWRTPEVLASTRFSRPDGDDHVSFSLLLPARHEQAVLDHTIQRLLESTHTDFEIIVIVGHDDPETTEVAERAAARDPRVRVVVDTHEKKNKPKAMNTALPHCRGDVVGVFDAEDQVHPELLAHVDHAFRTTGADVVQGGVQLINFHSSWYSLRNCLEYFFWFRSRLHLHAQKGFIPLGGNTVFVRTDVLREAGGWDPDCLAEDCDLGVRLSSIGKKVVVAYDSDMVTREETPGSLMSLLKQRTRWNQGFLQVYRKKDWKQLPTFGQRLLARYTLMTPFMQAFTGLVIPLNIAIAVFLDVPVSIAFITFLPAVTALVTFVFEIVGLHDFGRQYGLRVRFVHYVKLVVGGPFYQVLLAGAAVRAVWREQRGRNDWELTSHVGAHLDAADATRDLREDVHA
- a CDS encoding thioredoxin domain-containing protein; translation: MPNRLAHETSPYLLQHADNPVDWWPWSEEAFEEARRSDRPVLLSVGYSSCHWCHVMAHESFEDEATADFLNTHFVNVKVDREERPDVDAVYMEAVQAATGQGGWPMTVFLTPEAEPFYFGTYFPPAPRHGMPSFRQVLEGVRSAWTDRRDEVAEVAGKIVRDLAGREISYGGTEAPGEQELAQALLGLTREYDPQRGGFGGAPKFPASMVIEFLLRHHARTGAEGALQMAQDTCERMARGGIYDQLGGGFARYSVDRDWVVPHFEKMLYDNALLCRVYAHLWRATGSDLARRVALETADFMVRELRTEQGGFASALDADSDDGTGRHVEGAYYVWTPEQLREALGDDDAELAARYFGVTQEGTFEEGASVLQLPQRDEVFDAERVASVRARLLERRAARPAPGRDDKVVAAWNGLAIAALAETGAYFERPDLVEAAVGAADLLVRVHFDDQARLTRTSKDGKAGANAGVLEDYGDVAEGFLALASVTGEGVWLDFAGFLLDHVLARFVDEESGALFDTAADAERLIRRPQDPTDNAVPSGWSAAAGALLGYAAHTGSEPHRRAAERALGVVKALGPRVPRFIGWGLAVAEALLDGPREVAVVGPSLSDEATKTLHRTALLGTAPGAVVAVGAAESGEFPLLADRPLQQGAPAAYVCRNFTCDAPTTDPERLREALSS